From a single Saimiri boliviensis isolate mSaiBol1 chromosome 7, mSaiBol1.pri, whole genome shotgun sequence genomic region:
- the BTG1 gene encoding protein BTG1, with the protein MHPFYTRAATMIGEIAAAVSFISKFLRTKGLTSERQLQTFSQSLQELLAEHYKHHWFPEKPCKGSGYRCIRINHKMDPLIGQAAQRIGLSSQELFRLLPSELTLWVDPYEVSYRIGEDGSICVLYEASPAGGSTQNSTNVQVVDSRISCKEELLLGRTSPSKNYNMMTVSG; encoded by the exons ATGCATCCCTTCTACACCCGGGCTGCCACCATGATAGGCGAGATTGCTGCCGCCGTGTCCTTCATCTCCAAGTTCCTCCGCACCAAGGGGCTCACGAGCGAGCGACAGCTGCAGACCTTCAGCCAGAGCCTGCAGGAGCTGCTGGCAG AACATTATAAACATCACTGGTTCCCAGAAAAGCCATGTAAGGGATCGGGTTACCGTTGTATTCGCATCAACCATAAAATGGATCCTCTGATTGGACAGGCAGCACAGCGGATTGGACTGAGCAGTCAGGAGCTGTTCAGGCTTCTCCCAAGTGAACTCACACTCTGGGTTGACCCTTACGAAGTGTCCTACAGAATTGGAGAGGATGGctccatctgtgtgctgtatgaAGCCTCACCAGCAGGAGGTAGCACTCAAAACAGCACCAACGTGCAAGTGGTAGACAGCCGAATCAGCTGTAAGGAGGAACTTCTCTTGGGCAGAACGAGCCCTTCCAAAAACTACAATATGATGACTGTATCAGGTTAA